A single region of the Demequina sp. genome encodes:
- a CDS encoding nuclear transport factor 2 family protein, translating to MALDATAVLTLQALEESMWRAETRFDRAYMNAVVHPEFTEVGRSGRVFSRDEVLGMPPVPIAVDIPRETFSVAEIAPGVALVSYETVPTDSRHGAAHRGSVWVLDGSRWLLRYHQGTPAAL from the coding sequence GTGGCGCTCGACGCGACCGCAGTCCTCACGCTGCAGGCCCTCGAGGAGTCGATGTGGCGCGCGGAGACGCGCTTCGATCGCGCCTACATGAACGCCGTGGTGCACCCGGAGTTCACCGAGGTGGGCCGTTCGGGGCGCGTGTTCTCGCGGGACGAGGTCCTCGGCATGCCCCCCGTGCCGATCGCCGTCGACATCCCGCGGGAGACGTTCTCGGTGGCCGAGATCGCGCCGGGAGTCGCTCTCGTGAGCTACGAGACCGTCCCCACGGACTCGAGGCACGGTGCGGCGCACCGGGGTTCGGTGTGGGTGCTCGACGGCTCGCGCTGGCTCTTGCGGTACCACCAGGGCACGCCTGCGGCCCTCTAG
- a CDS encoding acyl carrier protein → MALPENEVLAHLAEIVSEETGIDTAEIQMDKSFTDDLDIDSLSMMTIVTLAEEKFDVRIPDEEVKNLVTVGDAVTFIANQE, encoded by the coding sequence ATGGCACTGCCCGAGAACGAGGTCCTCGCCCACCTGGCCGAGATCGTGTCCGAGGAGACCGGCATCGACACCGCTGAGATCCAGATGGACAAGTCCTTCACCGACGACCTCGACATCGACTCGCTGTCGATGATGACGATCGTCACGCTTGCCGAGGAGAAGTTCGACGTCCGCATCCCCGACGAAGAGGTCAAGAACCTCGTCACGGTCGGCGACGCGGTCACGTTCATCGCCAACCAGGAGTAG
- a CDS encoding ketoacyl-ACP synthase III, with the protein MTIRRGPEFSRIRGLGVARGENVVTNDDIAGPIESSDEWIRQRTGMITRVRAGADTSLLDLAEAASRDALAHAGLDASEVDAVILSTISFPHMTPGGAPTLATRLGIEAPAAWDISAACAGYCYAIAQADALVRSGQSRNVLVIGAEKMSDFIDPTDRSISFLLGDGAGAVVIGASDHAAIGPTIWGSDGSGADLIRQTNSWLELRDDPTLPFPTLRQEGPSVFKWASFQMGPVASEAITAAGLTPADIAAFIPHQANMRIIDQMIKQIGLPDSVAVARDIADSGNTSAASIPLATERLYREGLVKSGDLALQIGFGAGLVYAAQVVELP; encoded by the coding sequence ATGACCATCCGGCGAGGCCCGGAGTTCTCTCGCATTCGAGGGCTCGGCGTGGCACGCGGCGAGAACGTCGTCACGAACGACGACATCGCCGGCCCCATCGAGTCCTCCGACGAGTGGATCCGTCAGCGCACCGGCATGATCACGCGCGTGCGCGCCGGAGCGGACACCTCGCTGCTCGACCTGGCCGAGGCGGCCTCTCGCGACGCGTTGGCCCACGCCGGCCTTGACGCTTCCGAGGTGGATGCCGTCATCCTCTCGACGATCTCGTTCCCGCACATGACGCCCGGCGGTGCGCCAACGCTCGCGACCCGGCTCGGCATCGAGGCTCCGGCCGCGTGGGACATCTCGGCCGCGTGCGCGGGCTACTGCTACGCGATCGCGCAGGCGGACGCGCTGGTCCGTTCGGGCCAGAGCCGCAACGTGCTCGTGATCGGCGCCGAGAAGATGAGCGACTTCATCGACCCCACGGACCGCTCCATCTCGTTCCTGCTGGGCGATGGCGCGGGCGCGGTCGTCATCGGTGCCTCCGACCACGCGGCCATCGGCCCCACCATCTGGGGCTCGGACGGCTCGGGCGCGGACCTCATTCGCCAGACCAACTCGTGGCTCGAGCTGCGCGACGACCCCACGCTGCCGTTCCCCACGCTGCGCCAAGAGGGGCCGTCCGTCTTCAAGTGGGCGTCGTTCCAGATGGGTCCCGTAGCGTCCGAGGCGATCACCGCGGCGGGCCTCACGCCTGCAGACATCGCGGCCTTCATCCCCCACCAGGCGAACATGCGGATCATCGATCAGATGATCAAGCAGATCGGCCTGCCGGACTCCGTGGCCGTGGCGCGCGACATCGCCGACTCTGGCAACACGTCCGCGGCGTCCATCCCGCTGGCCACGGAGCGGCTGTACCGCGAGGGGCTCGTCAAGAGCGGCGACCTCGCCCTGCAGATCGGCTTCGGGGCCGGCCTGGTCTACGCCGCGCAGGTCGTGGAACTGCCGTGA
- a CDS encoding ACP S-malonyltransferase — protein sequence MLAVLCPGQGAQTPGMLSPWLEIDAVAAHLAALSEATNVDLAAHGTTSDADTIRDTAIAQPLLVATALLTARALLADGVPAGSVVAGHSVGEFGAAALAGVLTDAEALSLVTTRGAAMAAAAAAAEPTSMAAVLGGETTEVDAALAALGLTPANVNGGGQVVAAGSKAAIGELVANPPARARVIELQVAGAFHTHFMAPAVDALAAAASGISPSQPTATLLSNADGTAVGSGDEALARLVRQVANPVRWDLCMERMLELGVTGIIEVAPGGVLTGLAKRVMKGVPAVALKTPDDLASARELVEEHA from the coding sequence ATGCTTGCCGTCCTGTGCCCTGGCCAGGGTGCGCAGACCCCCGGAATGTTGAGCCCATGGCTCGAGATTGACGCGGTCGCCGCACACCTCGCCGCGTTGTCGGAAGCCACCAACGTAGACCTTGCCGCCCACGGCACCACGTCCGACGCGGACACCATCCGCGACACCGCGATCGCCCAGCCGCTCCTCGTGGCGACGGCCCTCCTCACCGCCCGCGCCCTGCTGGCCGACGGCGTACCCGCCGGATCGGTCGTGGCGGGTCACTCTGTCGGCGAGTTCGGAGCCGCGGCGCTGGCAGGCGTCCTCACGGACGCGGAGGCCCTCTCGCTTGTCACGACCCGCGGGGCCGCCATGGCGGCCGCCGCGGCCGCTGCGGAGCCCACCTCGATGGCCGCGGTCCTTGGAGGCGAGACCACAGAGGTCGACGCCGCGCTCGCCGCCCTTGGCCTCACCCCGGCCAACGTCAACGGCGGCGGCCAGGTGGTCGCTGCGGGCTCGAAGGCCGCCATCGGCGAGCTCGTGGCGAACCCGCCCGCTCGCGCCCGCGTGATCGAGCTGCAGGTCGCCGGCGCCTTCCACACCCACTTCATGGCCCCGGCCGTCGACGCCCTGGCCGCGGCAGCGTCGGGCATAAGCCCAAGCCAGCCCACCGCCACCCTGCTTTCGAACGCAGACGGCACGGCGGTCGGCAGCGGCGACGAGGCGCTCGCACGGCTCGTGCGCCAGGTGGCGAACCCCGTGCGCTGGGACCTTTGCATGGAGCGGATGCTGGAACTCGGCGTGACGGGCATCATTGAGGTGGCGCCGGGCGGCGTCCTCACCGGGCTCGCCAAGCGCGTCATGAAGGGCGTACCGGCGGTGGCGCTCAAGACGCCAGACGACCTTGCGTCCGCCCGCGAACTGGTGGAGGAGCACGCGTGA
- a CDS encoding helix-turn-helix domain-containing protein: MVTAEMRAQTLRKLRAGSGRLTTAALKSLDENYKWFSDLPAQERSWVGTVAQAGVDAFIGWYENPAAHTRGAAEVFAAAPPELTRSISLQHTLAIVRTLVRIVEEQSDDFASPGSEQALREAILRYSREIAFSAAEVYARAAETRGAWDARLEALVVDALVRGEVDDDLPSRAAALGWKPGPTLAMVGSTDGPLGEVQSAELRRSIRRAAPGALVGIHGEDLVIIARSDLAVSDLATQLLACFGAGPVVTGPPAVTLLEVARSTRAALSGRSAAPAWALAPRPASADDLLPERVLIGDTSARDRLIAVAYDPIVKAGGSLAETVATYLDCGRSLELAARTMFVHANTVRYRLKKVAELTGWDVLSTRDAHVLETAFALGRLRDSSRTVL; encoded by the coding sequence CAAGAGCCTCGACGAGAACTACAAGTGGTTCTCCGATCTGCCGGCGCAGGAGCGGTCGTGGGTCGGAACGGTCGCCCAGGCCGGGGTGGACGCGTTCATCGGCTGGTATGAGAATCCCGCCGCGCACACGCGGGGCGCGGCGGAGGTGTTCGCCGCCGCCCCTCCGGAGCTCACGCGCTCCATCTCGCTGCAGCACACTCTCGCGATCGTGCGCACGCTCGTGCGGATCGTCGAGGAGCAGTCTGACGACTTCGCTTCACCAGGTTCGGAGCAGGCGCTTCGCGAGGCCATCCTGCGCTACTCGCGCGAGATCGCGTTCTCGGCCGCGGAGGTCTACGCCAGGGCCGCGGAGACGCGAGGGGCGTGGGACGCGCGGCTCGAGGCGCTGGTTGTCGATGCGCTCGTTCGCGGCGAGGTTGACGACGACCTGCCTTCGCGCGCGGCGGCGCTTGGGTGGAAGCCAGGCCCGACGCTCGCGATGGTTGGCAGCACGGACGGGCCTTTGGGTGAGGTCCAGTCGGCAGAGTTGCGCCGCTCCATTCGCCGCGCCGCCCCGGGGGCCCTCGTGGGGATCCACGGCGAGGACCTCGTGATCATCGCCCGCAGCGACCTCGCGGTGTCCGATCTCGCGACGCAGCTCCTCGCGTGCTTCGGCGCCGGGCCCGTCGTCACCGGACCGCCCGCGGTCACGCTGCTCGAGGTGGCACGGTCAACGAGGGCGGCGCTCTCGGGACGCAGCGCCGCGCCCGCCTGGGCTCTCGCGCCACGTCCGGCGTCCGCCGACGACCTGCTCCCCGAGCGCGTGCTGATCGGCGACACCTCGGCGCGAGATCGACTCATCGCGGTGGCATACGACCCCATCGTGAAGGCCGGCGGCTCCCTCGCCGAGACCGTGGCCACCTACCTCGACTGCGGGCGATCGCTGGAGCTGGCCGCCCGCACGATGTTCGTGCACGCCAACACCGTGCGCTATCGCCTCAAGAAGGTCGCGGAGCTGACGGGCTGGGACGTCTTGTCCACTCGCGACGCTCACGTCCTCGAGACCGCCTTTGCGCTCGGCAGGCTGAGAGACTCCTCACGCACAGTTTTGTAG